The proteins below come from a single Paraburkholderia flagellata genomic window:
- the sdhD gene encoding succinate dehydrogenase, hydrophobic membrane anchor protein, whose product MSAKNGIGPKRHVVGAHYGIRDWIAQRATAVIMAIYTVVLLVLFFGAHDFSYDGWASIFSAEWMKLATFVTLVALFLHAWVGVRDIWMDYIKPVGLRITLDVLTIAWLLGSLGYAAQILWRV is encoded by the coding sequence ATGTCGGCTAAAAACGGTATCGGTCCGAAGCGTCACGTCGTCGGCGCTCACTACGGCATTCGCGACTGGATCGCGCAACGCGCCACCGCCGTGATCATGGCGATCTACACCGTCGTGCTGCTCGTCCTGTTCTTCGGCGCGCACGACTTCTCGTATGACGGCTGGGCGTCGATCTTCTCCGCTGAGTGGATGAAGCTCGCCACGTTCGTCACCCTGGTCGCGTTGTTCCTGCACGCGTGGGTTGGCGTGCGTGACATCTGGATGGACTACATCAAGCCGGTCGGCCTGCGCATCACGCTGGACGTCCTCACGATCGCATGGCTGCTGGGCAGCCTCGGCTACGCCGCTCAGATTCTCTGGAGAGTGTAA
- a CDS encoding MipA/OmpV family protein encodes MPLAIRTAQHRTSRRKPAAPRRSRATQRASLAAAACALAALAPRAMAQTPSPLGEWQYSAGIPLEKMFEPNRPDFEARLGVGATFEPRYDGSDRYHTLVGPSIDLRYKDILFGSTGEGFGVNVLQGPNWRVSVAGAYDLGRRGQDDPTRLHGMGNINPAPELKIAGEYVISKDFPLVFRTAFTRSLGGSNGWTADLGAYMPLPGSNENFYWFAGPSVTFADSNYMQSWFGVTPQQAAASGYRQYDASAGLKSAGFGITMVYFVNKHWFVSADGALKRLLGSASHSPIIQTKTGGVCDVSINYQF; translated from the coding sequence ATGCCACTCGCAATCCGCACTGCGCAACACAGAACAAGCAGAAGAAAACCAGCAGCGCCGCGCCGCTCGCGGGCCACGCAGCGTGCATCTCTCGCCGCTGCGGCATGCGCCCTCGCCGCGCTTGCCCCGCGCGCCATGGCGCAAACCCCCTCGCCGCTTGGCGAATGGCAATATTCCGCGGGCATTCCGCTCGAAAAGATGTTTGAGCCGAACCGTCCCGACTTCGAGGCACGGCTTGGCGTGGGCGCGACCTTCGAGCCGCGCTACGACGGCTCGGACCGCTATCACACATTGGTCGGGCCGAGCATCGACTTGCGCTACAAGGACATCCTGTTCGGCTCGACGGGCGAAGGCTTCGGCGTCAACGTTCTGCAGGGCCCGAACTGGCGCGTGAGCGTCGCCGGGGCCTACGACCTCGGGCGGCGCGGCCAGGACGACCCGACGCGGCTGCATGGGATGGGCAACATCAACCCGGCGCCAGAATTGAAGATCGCCGGCGAGTATGTGATTTCGAAGGACTTTCCGCTCGTGTTCCGCACCGCTTTCACGCGCAGCTTAGGCGGCTCGAATGGCTGGACTGCGGACCTCGGCGCGTATATGCCGCTGCCTGGCAGCAACGAGAACTTCTACTGGTTCGCCGGCCCTTCGGTCACGTTCGCCGATTCCAACTACATGCAGAGCTGGTTTGGCGTGACGCCGCAGCAGGCGGCTGCATCGGGTTACCGTCAGTACGACGCGAGCGCGGGCCTCAAGTCGGCCGGCTTCGGCATCACGATGGTGTACTTCGTCAACAAACATTGGTTCGTGAGCGCGGACGGCGCGCTCAAGCGCCTGCTCGGCAGCGCCTCGCACAGCCCGATCATCCAGACGAAGACGGGCGGTGTTTGCGACGTTTCGATCAATTACCAGTTCTAG
- a CDS encoding succinate dehydrogenase iron-sulfur subunit — MAKRIFEVYRYDPDKDAAPRMQTYELDITHERMLLDALVKLKEVDETLSFRRSCREGVCGSDAMNINGKNGLACLTNLNDLPAKIVLRPLPGLPVVRDLICDFTQFFNQYHSIKPYLINDTPPPEKERLQSPEQRDELDGLYECILCASCSTSCPSFWWNPDKFVGPAGLLQAYRFIADSRDEATGERLDNLEDPYRLFRCHTIMNCVDVCPKGLNPTKAIGKIKELMFRRAV; from the coding sequence ATGGCCAAACGCATTTTTGAAGTCTATCGCTACGATCCGGACAAGGACGCGGCGCCGCGCATGCAGACGTACGAGCTGGACATCACGCACGAGCGCATGCTGCTCGACGCGCTGGTCAAGCTCAAGGAAGTGGACGAAACGCTGTCGTTCCGCCGTTCGTGCCGTGAAGGCGTGTGCGGTTCGGACGCCATGAACATCAACGGCAAGAACGGTCTTGCCTGCTTGACGAACCTGAACGACCTGCCGGCGAAGATCGTGCTGCGTCCGCTGCCGGGCCTGCCCGTCGTGCGCGACCTGATCTGCGACTTCACGCAGTTCTTCAACCAGTACCACTCGATCAAGCCGTACCTGATCAACGACACGCCGCCGCCCGAGAAGGAGCGTCTGCAGTCGCCTGAGCAGCGTGACGAACTCGATGGCCTGTACGAGTGTATTCTGTGCGCAAGCTGCTCGACCTCGTGCCCGAGCTTCTGGTGGAACCCGGACAAGTTCGTCGGCCCGGCAGGTCTGCTGCAGGCTTACCGCTTCATCGCGGACAGCCGCGACGAAGCGACCGGCGAGCGCCTCGACAACCTCGAGGACCCGTACCGTCTGTTCCGTTGCCACACGATCATGAACTGCGTCGACGTTTGCCCGAAGGGCCTGAACCCGACGAAGGCGATCGGCAAGATCAAGGAACTGATGTTCCGCCGCGCGGTTTGA
- the sdhA gene encoding succinate dehydrogenase flavoprotein subunit: MAAIKNSLPRRKFDVVIVGAGGSGMRASLQLARAGLSVCVLSKVFPTRSHTVAAQGGIGASLGNMSEDNWHYHFYDTIKGSDWLGDQDAIEFMCREAPNAVYELEHMGMPFDRNADGTIYQRPFGGHTANYGEKPVQRACAAADRTGHALLHTLYQQNVAAKTTFFVEWMALDLIRDADGDVLGVTALEMETGDVYILEGKTTLFATGGAGRIFAASTNAFINTGDGLGMAARSGIALQDMEFWQFHPTGVAGAGVLITEGVRGEGGILRNSNGERFMERYAPTLKDLAPRDFVSRSMDQEIKEGRGVGPHKDHVLLDLSHIGAETIMKRLPSIREIALKFANVDCIKEPIPVVPTIHYQMGGIPTNINGQVVGTPKGHEEVVNGFYAVGECSCVSVHGANRLGTNSLLDLVVFGRAAGNHIVKHVKELRDHKPLPADAADFALSRLAELDKSTSGEYAQSVANDIRGSMQKHAGVFRTSKLLADGVKDIAQIAERAKHIHLKDKSKVFNTARVEALEVANLVEVARATMVSAEARKESRGAHAQSDYEHRDDENWLRHTLWFSEGDRLDYKPVHMKPLTVESVPPKARTF; encoded by the coding sequence ATGGCTGCAATCAAGAATTCACTGCCGCGTCGCAAGTTCGACGTGGTCATCGTCGGTGCTGGCGGCTCGGGGATGCGCGCTTCGCTGCAACTCGCGCGCGCTGGCCTGTCGGTTTGCGTGCTCTCGAAGGTGTTCCCCACGCGTTCGCACACGGTGGCGGCGCAGGGCGGCATCGGCGCCTCGCTCGGCAACATGAGCGAAGACAATTGGCACTATCACTTCTACGACACGATCAAGGGTTCCGACTGGCTCGGCGACCAGGACGCGATCGAGTTCATGTGCCGTGAAGCACCGAACGCCGTGTACGAACTCGAACACATGGGCATGCCGTTCGACCGTAACGCCGACGGCACGATCTACCAGCGCCCGTTTGGCGGCCACACGGCCAACTACGGCGAGAAGCCGGTTCAGCGCGCCTGTGCTGCTGCTGACCGTACCGGCCACGCGCTGCTGCACACGCTGTATCAGCAGAACGTCGCGGCGAAGACCACGTTCTTCGTCGAATGGATGGCGCTCGACCTGATCCGCGACGCCGATGGCGACGTGCTCGGCGTGACCGCGCTCGAAATGGAAACGGGCGACGTCTACATCCTCGAAGGCAAGACCACGCTGTTCGCCACGGGCGGCGCGGGCCGGATCTTCGCGGCATCGACCAACGCGTTCATCAACACCGGTGACGGCCTTGGCATGGCGGCCCGTTCGGGCATCGCGCTGCAGGACATGGAGTTCTGGCAGTTCCACCCGACCGGCGTGGCCGGCGCGGGCGTGCTGATCACGGAAGGCGTGCGCGGCGAAGGCGGCATTCTGCGTAACTCGAACGGCGAGCGCTTCATGGAGCGTTACGCTCCGACGCTGAAGGACCTCGCACCGCGTGACTTCGTTTCGCGTTCGATGGACCAGGAAATCAAGGAAGGTCGTGGCGTGGGTCCGCACAAGGACCACGTGCTGCTCGACCTGTCGCACATCGGCGCCGAGACGATCATGAAGCGTCTGCCGTCGATCCGCGAAATCGCGCTCAAGTTCGCGAACGTGGACTGTATCAAGGAGCCGATCCCGGTCGTGCCGACCATCCACTACCAGATGGGCGGCATCCCGACGAACATCAACGGCCAGGTCGTTGGCACGCCGAAGGGTCACGAAGAAGTCGTCAACGGCTTCTACGCCGTGGGCGAATGCTCGTGCGTCTCGGTGCACGGCGCGAACCGCCTCGGCACGAACTCGCTGCTCGACCTCGTGGTGTTCGGCCGTGCGGCTGGCAACCACATCGTCAAGCACGTCAAGGAGCTGCGCGATCACAAGCCGTTGCCGGCCGACGCCGCCGACTTCGCGCTCTCGCGCCTCGCCGAGCTCGACAAGTCGACCTCGGGCGAGTACGCGCAGAGCGTCGCGAACGACATCCGCGGCTCGATGCAGAAGCACGCAGGCGTGTTCCGCACCTCGAAGCTGCTGGCAGACGGTGTGAAGGACATCGCGCAGATCGCTGAGCGCGCGAAGCACATCCACCTGAAGGACAAGTCGAAGGTGTTCAACACGGCGCGCGTGGAAGCGCTCGAAGTGGCGAACCTGGTCGAAGTTGCGCGCGCAACGATGGTTTCGGCTGAAGCCCGTAAGGAAAGCCGTGGTGCGCACGCACAGAGCGACTACGAACACCGCGACGACGAAAACTGGCTGCGCCATACGCTCTGGTTCAGCGAAGGTGACCGACTCGATTACAAGCCGGTCCACATGAAACCGCTGACCGTCGAGTCCGTGCCGCCGAAGGCGCGTACGTTCTAA
- the gltA gene encoding citrate synthase, with protein sequence MTPSDVKATLSFSDNSPSVELPIYKGTMGPDVIDIRKLYGQTGKFTYDPGFMSTASCNSAITYIDGDKGELLYRGYPIDNLAQNADFLETCYLLYRGELPNAAQKEEFVKTVTQHTMVHEQMQFFFRGFRRDAHPMAILVAAVGALSAFYHDSLDINNPKHREVSAIRMIAKLPTLVAMAYKYSIGQPFVYPQNNLSYSANFMRMMFSNPCEEYKVNDVLVRALDRILILHADHEQNASTSTVRLAGSSGANPFACIAAGIACLWGPAHGGANEAALNMLEEIGSPDKIPEFIKQVKDKNSGVKLMGFGHRVYKNYDPRAKLMRETCYEVLNELGLHDDPLFKLAMQLEKIALEDEYFVSRKLYPNVDFYSGIVQRALGIPTSMFTCIFAMARTVGWIAQWNEMIADPEQKIGRPRQLFIGETPREAKPIAQR encoded by the coding sequence ATGACCCCGTCTGATGTAAAAGCCACGCTATCGTTCAGCGACAATTCGCCGAGCGTCGAACTGCCGATCTACAAGGGCACGATGGGCCCGGATGTGATCGACATCCGCAAACTGTACGGTCAGACCGGCAAGTTCACGTATGACCCGGGCTTCATGTCGACGGCGTCGTGCAACTCGGCGATCACGTACATTGACGGGGACAAGGGCGAGCTGCTGTACCGCGGCTACCCGATCGACAATCTCGCGCAAAACGCCGACTTCCTCGAAACCTGCTACCTGCTGTACCGCGGCGAACTGCCGAACGCGGCGCAGAAGGAAGAGTTCGTGAAGACCGTCACGCAGCACACGATGGTTCACGAGCAAATGCAGTTCTTCTTCCGCGGCTTCCGCCGCGACGCGCACCCGATGGCGATTCTCGTCGCCGCAGTCGGCGCGCTGTCGGCGTTCTATCACGACTCGCTGGACATCAACAACCCCAAGCATCGTGAAGTTTCGGCGATCCGCATGATCGCGAAGCTGCCGACGCTCGTCGCCATGGCGTACAAGTACTCGATCGGCCAGCCGTTCGTGTACCCGCAGAACAATCTGTCGTACAGCGCGAACTTCATGCGCATGATGTTCTCGAACCCGTGCGAAGAGTACAAGGTCAACGACGTGCTCGTGCGCGCGCTCGACCGTATCCTCATCCTGCACGCCGACCACGAGCAGAACGCGTCGACCTCGACGGTGCGTCTGGCTGGCTCCTCGGGCGCGAACCCGTTCGCGTGTATCGCGGCCGGTATCGCTTGTCTGTGGGGCCCGGCGCACGGTGGTGCGAACGAAGCCGCACTGAACATGCTGGAAGAAATCGGTTCGCCGGACAAGATTCCTGAGTTCATCAAGCAGGTGAAGGACAAGAACTCGGGCGTGAAGCTGATGGGCTTCGGTCACCGCGTGTACAAGAACTACGACCCGCGTGCGAAGCTCATGCGCGAGACGTGCTACGAAGTGCTGAACGAACTCGGTCTGCATGACGACCCGCTCTTCAAGCTCGCCATGCAGCTCGAAAAGATCGCGCTGGAAGACGAATACTTCGTGTCGCGCAAGCTGTACCCGAACGTCGACTTCTACTCGGGTATCGTGCAGCGCGCACTGGGCATCCCGACCTCGATGTTCACGTGTATCTTCGCGATGGCGCGTACGGTGGGCTGGATTGCGCAGTGGAACGAAATGATCGCCGACCCCGAGCAGAAGATCGGCCGTCCGCGTCAGCTGTTCATCGGCGAAACGCCGCGCGAAGCGAAGCCGATCGCGCAACGCTAA
- a CDS encoding FAD assembly factor SdhE, with amino-acid sequence MESHQSDPHRRARLRWRARRGLLENDLIFERFFERYEHELSDADVGALTRLLELSDNDLMDLLLARKEPEGDLADPDVKRVLELLRNV; translated from the coding sequence ATGGAATCGCACCAGTCTGACCCCCATCGCCGCGCGCGCCTCCGCTGGCGCGCGCGGCGCGGCCTGCTCGAAAATGATCTGATTTTTGAGCGGTTTTTCGAGCGCTATGAGCATGAACTCAGCGACGCCGACGTGGGCGCTCTCACGCGCCTGCTCGAGCTGAGCGATAACGACCTGATGGACTTGCTGCTCGCGCGCAAGGAACCAGAAGGCGACCTTGCCGACCCGGACGTGAAGCGGGTGCTGGAGCTGCTTCGGAACGTCTGA
- a CDS encoding TFIIB-type zinc ribbon-containing protein, translated as MKCPNCPDVTLSLAERQGVELDYCPQCRGVWLDRGELDKLIERSGNRHNRNEGDAQAFRQHGSKHGAQHGDYAPRRAHDSYSGNGHRRKSWLQDLFD; from the coding sequence ATGAAATGCCCCAATTGCCCTGACGTCACCCTCTCGCTCGCAGAGCGTCAGGGCGTCGAACTCGACTACTGCCCGCAGTGTCGCGGTGTCTGGCTCGATCGCGGCGAACTCGACAAGCTGATCGAACGCAGCGGCAACCGGCACAATCGCAACGAAGGCGATGCACAGGCATTCCGCCAGCACGGTTCGAAGCACGGCGCGCAACACGGTGATTACGCCCCGCGCCGCGCTCACGACAGCTACAGCGGCAATGGTCATCGCCGCAAGTCGTGGCTTCAGGACCTCTTCGACTGA
- a CDS encoding VOC family protein produces MSNTSPRPAFGSAIYYRDPFAALDWLEKAFGFERQFVVTSADGKLGHSEMRFGDGYVMICGGWPGMPYTSPAELEGKNTQSVHVQLKSGLDAHCERARAAGARIIREPADQFYGDRVYVACDPEGHVWSFGETVREVTREEAEKASGLKIDGWI; encoded by the coding sequence ATGAGCAACACCTCGCCGCGACCGGCCTTCGGGTCGGCCATTTACTATCGCGATCCGTTCGCCGCACTCGACTGGCTCGAAAAGGCGTTCGGCTTCGAGCGCCAGTTTGTAGTCACTTCGGCGGATGGAAAGCTCGGTCACTCGGAAATGCGCTTTGGGGACGGCTACGTGATGATTTGTGGCGGCTGGCCCGGCATGCCCTACACGAGCCCCGCCGAACTGGAGGGCAAGAACACGCAGTCGGTGCACGTGCAGTTGAAAAGCGGTCTCGACGCGCATTGCGAGCGCGCCCGCGCCGCGGGTGCGAGGATCATCCGCGAGCCGGCGGACCAGTTCTACGGCGACCGCGTCTATGTGGCATGCGACCCCGAAGGCCACGTATGGAGCTTCGGCGAGACGGTGCGCGAGGTCACGCGCGAAGAGGCGGAAAAGGCCAGCGGACTGAAGATCGATGGCTGGATTTGA
- a CDS encoding sensor histidine kinase — MFFAAHSLHRRLSIAIGTLAILVGVLGALGTFLVVRSLAAEFNTTLRDAAAHVQTGVPHRVTEPRGERLPADDFVVQIWSAGDGDAPGRTSNAGVALPRAPGGFSSIDYDGEAWDVFALAAGDEYIQVAESRSMRNRNALRVAFWSLLPVLALLPLLALTIAVTVRVSLRPLERIGRRAAKVDLHDLKPLEAGQAPVELRPFVESINRMIERLSVLVSAERMFIADAAHELRSPISAMQLQIDNLRNAPPEQYPERFEELRRGIVRTGALVSQLLGLARAEIGSAQRVLTEVPLPQVVTDVLADLLPLADARRVDLGVERLDDVTVRATETDMRVLVRNLVDNAIRYSQEGARVDVAVRREDKGVVIEVTDNGPGIAEADLPRVFDRFFRAGGHDAHGSGLGLAIAQAVAQSYRGRVTLANRRDGQSGIVARIELPRQSSASR, encoded by the coding sequence ATGTTCTTCGCCGCGCATTCCCTGCATCGCCGCCTGAGCATTGCGATCGGCACGCTCGCGATTCTCGTCGGCGTGCTGGGCGCGCTTGGCACGTTCCTCGTGGTGCGCAGTCTCGCCGCCGAGTTCAACACGACCCTGCGCGACGCGGCCGCGCACGTGCAGACGGGCGTGCCGCATCGCGTGACGGAGCCGCGCGGCGAACGCTTGCCCGCCGACGATTTCGTCGTGCAGATCTGGTCCGCCGGCGATGGCGACGCGCCAGGCCGCACGAGCAACGCGGGCGTCGCGCTGCCGCGCGCGCCAGGCGGCTTCTCGTCAATCGACTATGACGGTGAGGCGTGGGACGTGTTCGCGCTCGCCGCCGGCGACGAATACATTCAGGTGGCCGAATCGCGCAGCATGCGCAATCGCAACGCCTTGCGCGTGGCGTTCTGGAGCCTGCTGCCCGTGCTCGCGCTGCTGCCTCTGCTCGCGCTCACGATCGCCGTGACCGTGCGCGTTTCGCTGCGGCCGCTCGAGCGCATCGGGCGCCGCGCCGCGAAGGTCGATCTGCACGACCTCAAACCGCTCGAAGCCGGACAGGCGCCCGTCGAACTTCGCCCCTTCGTCGAATCGATCAATCGCATGATCGAGCGCCTTTCGGTGCTCGTGAGCGCCGAGCGCATGTTCATCGCCGATGCCGCGCACGAACTGCGCTCGCCGATCTCCGCCATGCAGCTGCAGATCGATAACCTGCGCAATGCGCCGCCCGAACAGTACCCAGAGCGTTTCGAGGAATTGCGGCGCGGCATCGTGCGCACTGGCGCGCTCGTCTCGCAGCTGCTCGGTCTTGCGCGTGCCGAAATCGGCAGTGCGCAACGCGTGTTGACGGAGGTGCCGCTGCCGCAAGTCGTCACCGACGTGCTGGCCGATCTGCTGCCGCTCGCCGACGCGCGCCGCGTCGATCTGGGCGTGGAGCGTCTCGACGACGTGACGGTGCGCGCCACCGAAACCGACATGCGCGTGCTCGTGCGCAATCTCGTGGACAACGCGATCCGCTACAGCCAGGAAGGTGCGCGCGTGGACGTGGCGGTGCGCCGCGAGGACAAAGGCGTTGTCATCGAGGTGACCGATAACGGGCCCGGCATTGCCGAGGCCGACTTGCCGCGCGTGTTCGACCGGTTTTTCCGCGCGGGCGGTCATGATGCGCACGGAAGCGGCCTTGGCCTCGCCATCGCGCAGGCGGTGGCGCAGAGTTACCGCGGGCGCGTGACGCTCGCGAACCGGCGCGATGGACAAAGCGGCATCGTCGCGCGAATCGAGTTGCCGCGCCAATCCAGCGCAAGCCGGTAA
- a CDS encoding alpha/beta fold hydrolase produces the protein MARDTFNARQPGYIRIDDDTGLHYRDWGDGVPLVFLSGWTLNADMWNYQCAPLATAGYRCVAYDRRGHGRSSDPGRGYDYDTLADDLEAVLDARGLARVTLVSHSFASGEVVRYLSRHGSRRVAGIVLVSPASTPYLLKTADNPGGLDASLFEASIEEMLASFPDWIERRAEAYFSPGTSRTVIQWTADMMLGASLYAAAQLPRVQMATDFRRELAAIDVPALVLHGDCDASAPLEITGRPTAAALERATLKVYEGGTHGMYFNHAARVNEDIRAFVTRWQA, from the coding sequence ATGGCACGCGACACATTCAATGCCCGCCAACCTGGCTATATCCGCATCGACGACGACACCGGACTGCACTATCGCGACTGGGGCGATGGTGTGCCACTCGTGTTCCTCTCCGGCTGGACGCTCAACGCCGACATGTGGAACTACCAATGCGCGCCGCTCGCAACCGCGGGCTATCGCTGCGTGGCATACGACCGCCGCGGGCACGGGCGCTCAAGCGACCCCGGCCGCGGCTACGACTACGACACACTCGCCGACGATCTCGAAGCCGTACTCGACGCCCGCGGGTTGGCGCGGGTCACGCTGGTCAGCCATTCGTTCGCGAGCGGTGAGGTCGTGCGCTATTTGAGCCGTCACGGCTCACGCCGCGTAGCGGGCATCGTGCTGGTTTCGCCGGCATCGACGCCCTATTTGCTCAAGACTGCTGACAATCCGGGCGGCCTCGATGCGAGCCTCTTCGAAGCATCGATCGAAGAGATGCTCGCTTCGTTTCCCGACTGGATCGAGCGGCGCGCCGAGGCCTACTTCAGCCCCGGCACGTCGCGAACGGTAATTCAGTGGACGGCGGACATGATGCTGGGCGCGTCGTTATACGCAGCGGCGCAACTGCCTCGCGTGCAGATGGCCACCGACTTCCGCCGCGAACTTGCCGCGATCGACGTGCCGGCGCTCGTGCTGCATGGCGACTGCGATGCATCGGCTCCGCTCGAGATCACCGGACGCCCCACGGCGGCCGCGCTCGAACGCGCGACGCTGAAGGTCTACGAAGGCGGCACGCACGGCATGTACTTCAACCACGCGGCGCGCGTGAACGAGGACATTCGCGCGTTCGTTACGCGGTGGCAGGCATGA
- a CDS encoding response regulator transcription factor produces MRILLIEDDLLIGPALLRALKDASYSVDWVRTGESGRDAIRDGSYTAILLDLGLGDLSGLDVLRGLRESQDATPVLIITARDDVDTRVEGLDLGADDYLVKPFESKELLARIRAVVRRKSGFASPTMGSGRVTLDMNARRLTFDGQSDDLSAREYALMLALLERPGAILSRQQIEGRLYGWGEEVESNAVDAVIYSVRRKFGPAVIRNVRGLGWAVCT; encoded by the coding sequence ATGCGCATTCTGCTGATCGAAGACGATCTGCTGATCGGGCCCGCGCTACTGCGCGCGTTGAAGGACGCGTCATACAGCGTCGACTGGGTGCGCACGGGCGAGAGCGGCCGCGACGCCATTCGGGACGGCTCGTACACGGCGATCCTGCTCGACCTGGGTCTCGGCGACCTGAGCGGGCTCGATGTGCTGCGCGGCTTGCGCGAGTCGCAGGACGCCACGCCCGTGCTGATCATCACCGCGCGCGATGACGTGGACACGCGCGTGGAAGGCCTCGATCTCGGTGCCGACGACTATCTCGTGAAGCCGTTCGAAAGCAAGGAACTGCTCGCGCGCATCCGCGCCGTGGTGCGGCGCAAGTCGGGCTTCGCGTCGCCGACCATGGGCAGCGGCCGCGTGACGCTCGACATGAACGCGCGGCGTCTCACGTTCGACGGCCAGTCCGACGACCTGTCCGCGCGCGAGTACGCGCTCATGCTCGCGTTGCTCGAGCGGCCGGGCGCGATCCTGTCGCGTCAGCAAATCGAGGGGCGGCTTTATGGCTGGGGCGAGGAAGTCGAAAGCAACGCGGTGGATGCCGTGATCTACAGCGTGCGCCGCAAGTTCGGCCCTGCGGTGATCCGCAACGTGCGCGGGCTGGGTTGGGCCGTTTGCACGTGA
- the sdhC gene encoding succinate dehydrogenase, cytochrome b556 subunit — translation MAEAAKKPRPEYRNIGLGQILFAYRLPLAGRVSIGHRISGVLLFLFLPFILFLLDQSLTSELSFEVFKGFLSNIIVKLIVLVLGWAFLFHFCAGVRHLCMDFSHDLVSKEKGKTTSLVVVIISTVLTIAFAAKLFGAF, via the coding sequence ATGGCAGAAGCCGCAAAAAAACCGAGGCCGGAATACCGGAACATCGGGCTTGGGCAGATATTGTTCGCATACCGCCTGCCTCTGGCCGGTCGTGTGTCGATCGGCCACCGCATCAGCGGTGTGCTGTTGTTCCTGTTCCTGCCTTTCATCTTGTTCCTGTTGGACCAGAGCCTCACTTCGGAGCTGAGCTTCGAGGTATTCAAGGGCTTCCTCTCGAACATCATCGTCAAGCTCATCGTGCTGGTCCTCGGGTGGGCGTTCCTGTTCCACTTCTGCGCTGGCGTGCGCCACCTGTGCATGGACTTCAGCCATGACCTCGTGAGCAAGGAAAAAGGCAAGACGACCTCCCTCGTCGTCGTGATCATCTCCACGGTCCTCACGATCGCCTTTGCGGCAAAACTCTTCGGAGCGTTCTAA
- a CDS encoding tellurite resistance TerB family protein, which yields MRTYTCNSPQAAGRIVAVALLADGHLSSEELAAVHRARVADRLGLAPGEFGEILKGLCEDLQTTSHLNWSDACKLDSDVMQQVMRELDDPALRAEVLNLCHVAVYSVRHVAESEAALLASLSRAWQKEPWQRLLA from the coding sequence ATGCGTACCTATACCTGCAACAGCCCGCAAGCCGCGGGCCGGATCGTCGCCGTCGCGCTGCTCGCAGACGGCCACCTGAGCAGCGAGGAGCTTGCAGCAGTCCATCGCGCGCGCGTTGCCGACCGGCTCGGCCTCGCGCCCGGCGAATTCGGCGAAATCCTCAAGGGCCTGTGCGAAGACTTGCAGACCACCTCGCACCTGAACTGGAGCGACGCATGCAAGCTCGACTCCGACGTGATGCAGCAAGTCATGCGCGAGCTAGACGATCCCGCGCTGCGCGCCGAAGTGCTGAATCTGTGCCATGTCGCGGTGTATTCGGTCCGGCACGTCGCCGAAAGCGAAGCCGCGCTGCTCGCCTCGCTTAGCCGCGCGTGGCAGAAGGAACCCTGGCAGCGTCTGCTGGCGTAA